A part of Rhodamnia argentea isolate NSW1041297 chromosome 8, ASM2092103v1, whole genome shotgun sequence genomic DNA contains:
- the LOC125316164 gene encoding uncharacterized protein LOC125316164 — MLIRSVSVLSRVVFRRMLRTHVLSEFLEGQWLRTLILFSLICQIILVCLGDRRKYVPNVLIRPLTWLAYLMAGSVASNALAMITNNAALKDNQHVLEYLIENITLTMFWAPFLLLHLGGPDRITAYSLADNELWSRHFLTLFNQTAAIVVIFYFAWKQFRFYKLSVLMMVPALIKYGERVWVLWAASSDHFKKFCQDLEPDHRSRILEEYELKEFAHFTHNLIQLSDEQLHERSQFELLAARGLVDIFKRIFADLLLSFKEYDTSRCFGLPLRFCSITVTFIVLILFTFTHKNKFLSNSSFDINLTYTLLVVALLLEMYAVCELLSSDWTACWLINNKRFGFLKFINRFHPLHKRRRWSNSIGQYNLLSVSLKETQSSAWHRVLGYLRVDLIPAVQKHLYQSHERVSADLKGFIIKQFITDDRMRDAELPSPWTSRGSDALERNNGSVSLKWHYKKTRF; from the exons ATGCTAATACGCAGCGTTTCAGTTCTTAGCAGAGTGGTTTTTCGGAGGATGCTGAGGACACATGTTCTGAGTGAATTCCTGGAGGGCCAGTGGTTGCGCACTCTAATCTTATTCAGCCTCATCTGCCAAATAATACTTGTTTGCCTCGGTGACCGCCGGAAGTACGTTCCGAATGTTTTGATCAGGCCACTCACTTGGTTGGCCTACTTGATGGCCGGCTCAGTGGCTTCAAATGCGCTCGCGATGATAACAAATAATGCGGCGCTGAAAGATAATCAACACGTTCTGGAATATCTCATCGAAAACATCACACTGACGATGTTTTGGGCGCCATTTCTGTTGTTGCATCTGGGTGGTCCTGATAGGATCACAGCTTATTCTCTGGCAGACAATGAGCTCTGGTCAAGGCACTTTTTAACCCTGTTTAACCAGACGGCTGCCATCGTTGTCATCTTCTACTTTGCGTGGAAACAGTTCAGGTTTTACAAACTTTCCGTTCTGATGATGGTCCCTGCTCTCATTAAGTACGGTGAAAGAGTATGGGTGCTATGGGCTGCTAGCAGCGACCACTTCAAAAAATTTTGCCAGGACCTCGAACCTGATCATCGTTCCAGGATCTTGGAAGAGTACGAACTGAAGGAGTTCGCTCATTTCACACACA ATCTTATACAACTTTCGGATGAGCAACTGCATGAGCGCAGTCAGTTTGAACTCCTGGCAGCCAGAGGCTTGGTGGACATTTTCAAGCGCATTTTTGCAGATCTTCTGCTCAGCTTCAAGGAGTATGACACTAGCCG TTGTTTCGGCCTCCCCCTTCGTTTCTGCAGCATCACCGTAACATTCATCGTCTTGATACTTTTCACTTTCACTCACAAGAATAAGTTCTTATCAAACTCATCTTTTGATATCAACCTCACCTATACATTGCTAGTTGTGGCGCTTTTACTTGAGATGTATGCAGTGTGCGAGCTTCTTTCATCGGACTGGACTGCGTGTTGGCTGATTAACAACAAGCGCTTCGGCTTCCTTAAATTTATAAATAGGTTCCACCCGCTGCACAAAAGGAGAAGGTGGTCGAACTCGATCGGTCAATACAACCTGCTGAGTGTCTCCCTGAAGGAAACACAATCATCAGCTTGGCATAGAGTTCTGGGGTACCTGCGCGTGGATTTAATACCGGCTGTGCAGAAGCACCTCTATCAGAGCCATGAGAGGGTGAGCGCTGACTTGAAGGGGTTCATCATCAAGCAATTCATCACAGATGATCGAATGAGAGATGCGGAACTCCCTTCCCCATGGACCAGCAGGGGAAGCGATGCTCTCGAAAGGAATAACGGGTCGGTTAGTCTTAAATggcactacaaaaaaactaggttttag